In one window of Scylla paramamosain isolate STU-SP2022 chromosome 38, ASM3559412v1, whole genome shotgun sequence DNA:
- the LOC135091859 gene encoding methionine-R-sulfoxide reductase B1-like isoform X2: MEPRRFGLRPVNSNTPRGAPAPSSTPGSASSRIPRAWKPQGPQQTQGKPSRILKKEEKDELLRKLTPMQYRVTQEKLTERPYSNKYYKHWERGVYSCVVCGEELFQSHTKYDSGSGWPSFYDIIDKDKVSLKQDLSHVGANLLLLVCNPSLARTEVSCSTCGAHVGHLFEDGPKPTGKRFCVNSASLEFRPQGPVSLLPLDQTQQQQQQKTWSPPAEPLVHLASPTNSCSLGARMCFRVSNMDACEATPPQS; encoded by the exons ATGGAGCCCCGTAGATTTGGTCTCCGCCCCGTTAACTCAAATACCCCCAGAGGCGCCCCTGCCCCCTCCAGTACCCCCGGCAGCGCCTCCTCTAGGATACCAAGGGCGTGGAAGCCTCAAGGACCGCAGCAGACGCAAGGGAAACCAAGCAGGAtactgaagaaggaggaaaaggatgaactATTGAGGAAATTGACACCCATGCAATATCGAGTAACACAGGAGAagctgacggagag GCCGTACTCCAACAAGTACTACAAGCACTGGGAGCGCGGGGTGTACTCCTGCGTGGTGTGCGGGGAGGAATTGTTTCAGTCACACACTAAGTACGACTCGGGTTCAGGCTGGCCCTCCTTCTACGACATCATCGACAAGGACAAAGTTTCGCTCAAGCAGGATCTGTcccacg TGGGCGCcaacctgctgctgctggtgtgcaATCCTTCCCTGGCGCGCACCGAGGTGAGCTGCTCCACGTGCGGCGCCCACGTGGGCCACCTGTTCGAGGACGGCCCCAAGCCCACCGGCAAGCGGTTCTGCGTCAACTCAGCGTCTCTTGAGTTTCGACCGCAGGGCCCCGTCAGCCTGCTGCCTCTGGACCAGACC cagcagcagcagcagcagaagacgTGGTCACCGCCTGCCGAGCCCCTGGTGCACCTCGCCTCGCCCACCAACTCGTGCTCCCTCGGGGCGCGCATGTGTTTCCGAGTGTCCAACATGGACGCCTGCGAGGCCACGCCGCCACAGTCCTGA
- the LOC135091859 gene encoding methionine-R-sulfoxide reductase B1-like isoform X1, translating into MEPRRFGLRPVNSNTPRGAPAPSSTPGSASSRIPRAWKPQGPQQTQGKPSRILKKEEKDELLRKLTPMQYRVTQEKLTERPYSNKYYKHWERGVYSCVVCGEELFQSHTKYDSGSGWPSFYDIIDKDKVSLKQDLSHVGANLLLLVCNPSLARTEVSCSTCGAHVGHLFEDGPKPTGKRFCVNSASLEFRPQGPVSLLPLDQTQQQQQQQKTWSPPAEPLVHLASPTNSCSLGARMCFRVSNMDACEATPPQS; encoded by the exons ATGGAGCCCCGTAGATTTGGTCTCCGCCCCGTTAACTCAAATACCCCCAGAGGCGCCCCTGCCCCCTCCAGTACCCCCGGCAGCGCCTCCTCTAGGATACCAAGGGCGTGGAAGCCTCAAGGACCGCAGCAGACGCAAGGGAAACCAAGCAGGAtactgaagaaggaggaaaaggatgaactATTGAGGAAATTGACACCCATGCAATATCGAGTAACACAGGAGAagctgacggagag GCCGTACTCCAACAAGTACTACAAGCACTGGGAGCGCGGGGTGTACTCCTGCGTGGTGTGCGGGGAGGAATTGTTTCAGTCACACACTAAGTACGACTCGGGTTCAGGCTGGCCCTCCTTCTACGACATCATCGACAAGGACAAAGTTTCGCTCAAGCAGGATCTGTcccacg TGGGCGCcaacctgctgctgctggtgtgcaATCCTTCCCTGGCGCGCACCGAGGTGAGCTGCTCCACGTGCGGCGCCCACGTGGGCCACCTGTTCGAGGACGGCCCCAAGCCCACCGGCAAGCGGTTCTGCGTCAACTCAGCGTCTCTTGAGTTTCGACCGCAGGGCCCCGTCAGCCTGCTGCCTCTGGACCAGACC cagcagcagcagcagcagcagaagacgTGGTCACCGCCTGCCGAGCCCCTGGTGCACCTCGCCTCGCCCACCAACTCGTGCTCCCTCGGGGCGCGCATGTGTTTCCGAGTGTCCAACATGGACGCCTGCGAGGCCACGCCGCCACAGTCCTGA